A single genomic interval of Flavobacterium sp. N2820 harbors:
- a CDS encoding HTTM domain-containing protein, protein MNQLFFKNIDNSPLIVFRIFFGFLIACESFGAILTGWVNKVLIAPKFTFSFIGLDWLQPLPGFGMYFYFIIMGLFGIAIMLGYRYRVAIISYTILWAGVYFMQKTSYNNHYYLLLIISFYMIFLPANQYASLDVKQQRTLEQKAMPYWVSLLFIIQVAIVYFYAAIAKFYPDWLNGTFTRILLAGTTSNEFFLTLFSNKYFYLFIAYAGILFDLLIVPLLLFKKTRTIALVASLSFHLFNAIFLQIGIFPFFALTFSLFFYPPEKIRKLFLKNKPVFNESVAENHVGKPIFLFFLLPFLFIQLLLPLRHHLIEGDVLWTEEGHRLSWRMMLRKRDGFINFKIKNNNTGEMTSYDYHKNLSPKQARTLATKPDFIWQYCQKIKQEYHGKNISIFIDCKNNINNGEFKTLIDPKQDFAKAEWNYFWHNEWILLE, encoded by the coding sequence ATGAATCAACTTTTTTTTAAAAATATAGACAATTCACCTTTAATAGTCTTTCGAATTTTTTTCGGGTTTTTAATTGCATGCGAAAGTTTTGGGGCTATCCTTACTGGTTGGGTAAACAAAGTTTTAATTGCGCCTAAATTCACATTTTCATTTATTGGGCTCGATTGGCTGCAACCTTTACCAGGCTTTGGAATGTATTTTTATTTCATTATCATGGGATTGTTTGGCATCGCTATTATGCTAGGCTATCGATACAGAGTTGCAATTATATCTTATACAATTTTGTGGGCTGGTGTATATTTTATGCAAAAAACATCTTATAACAATCACTATTATTTATTATTGATTATTAGTTTTTATATGATTTTTTTACCCGCAAATCAATATGCTTCGCTAGATGTTAAACAGCAAAGGACTCTGGAGCAAAAAGCAATGCCATATTGGGTAAGTTTACTTTTCATTATTCAAGTTGCGATAGTGTATTTTTATGCTGCTATTGCCAAGTTTTACCCCGATTGGTTAAACGGAACTTTCACCCGAATTCTTCTCGCAGGAACAACGTCTAACGAGTTTTTTCTAACCCTATTTTCAAACAAGTATTTTTATCTTTTTATAGCTTATGCCGGAATTTTATTTGATTTACTAATTGTTCCGTTGTTATTATTCAAAAAAACAAGAACAATAGCATTAGTTGCTTCCTTATCGTTTCATCTTTTTAATGCAATTTTTTTACAAATCGGAATTTTTCCTTTTTTTGCATTGACTTTTAGTTTATTCTTTTATCCGCCTGAAAAAATTAGAAAATTATTTTTAAAGAACAAACCTGTTTTCAACGAATCTGTAGCTGAAAACCACGTTGGAAAACCAATTTTCTTGTTTTTTTTACTTCCATTTTTATTCATCCAATTGCTTTTACCTTTACGACATCATTTAATTGAAGGCGATGTATTGTGGACAGAAGAAGGACATCGCCTAAGCTGGCGAATGATGTTGCGAAAAAGAGACGGATTCATAAATTTTAAAATCAAAAACAACAATACAGGCGAAATGACTTCATACGATTATCATAAAAACCTTTCGCCTAAACAAGCCCGAACTTTAGCAACTAAACCCGATTTTATTTGGCAATATTGTCAAAAAATCAAGCAAGAATATCACGGTAAAAACATTAGTATTTTTATCGACTGCAAAAACAATATCAATAACGGCGAATTCAAAACACTAATTGATCCTAAACAAGATTTTGCAAAAGCCGAATGGAATTATTTTTGGCACAACGAATGGATTCTTCTAGAATAA
- a CDS encoding bifunctional riboflavin kinase/FAD synthetase — MKTYNSIFNFSSKKKTILTLGTFDGVHLGHQSILSKLKKATQHGLYESVVLTFFPHPRMVLNQDNSIKLLNTIEEKTALLNNFGIDTLIIHPFDATFSKLTAEDFVKTILVDQLNIQKIIIGYDHRFGINRSANIDDLVKFGLHYNFEVEQISAKEIDDISVSSTKIRKALLEGNVKMANDYLSYNYCFSGKVVEGKKNGRIIGYPTANIQVEENYKLIPKNGVYIVSSEIKGTLFYGMMNIGTNPTLGENEQTIEIHFFKFNSDIYAQKIKISVLEYIRKEQKFESLEALKEQLDKDKDFSIKYLAEHESTFF; from the coding sequence TTGAAAACTTACAATTCAATTTTTAATTTTTCTTCAAAAAAGAAAACCATTTTGACCTTAGGAACATTTGACGGTGTTCACTTAGGACACCAATCTATTCTAAGTAAACTAAAAAAAGCAACACAACATGGTTTGTATGAATCTGTTGTTCTTACCTTTTTTCCTCACCCAAGAATGGTTTTAAATCAAGATAATAGCATCAAATTACTGAATACTATTGAAGAGAAAACCGCTTTGCTAAATAATTTTGGAATTGACACGTTAATCATTCATCCATTTGACGCAACATTTTCTAAATTAACTGCTGAAGATTTTGTTAAAACCATTTTGGTTGACCAACTCAATATTCAAAAAATTATCATCGGCTATGACCATCGTTTTGGTATTAATAGGAGTGCAAATATCGACGATTTAGTAAAATTTGGACTACACTATAATTTTGAAGTAGAACAAATTTCCGCCAAAGAAATAGACGATATTTCAGTAAGTTCAACAAAAATCAGAAAAGCACTTTTAGAAGGCAATGTAAAAATGGCAAACGATTATTTGAGTTATAATTATTGCTTTTCTGGAAAAGTAGTTGAAGGTAAAAAAAATGGAAGAATAATTGGCTATCCTACAGCAAACATCCAAGTTGAAGAAAACTACAAACTAATTCCTAAGAATGGCGTGTATATTGTTTCTAGTGAAATCAAAGGAACTCTTTTTTATGGAATGATGAATATTGGAACAAATCCAACGCTTGGAGAAAACGAACAAACCATAGAAATTCATTTTTTTAAATTTAATTCCGATATTTATGCTCAAAAAATAAAAATTTCGGTACTAGAATACATCCGAAAAGAACAAAAATTTGAATCTTTAGAAGCTTTAAAAGAGCAACTTGACAAAGACAAAGATTTTTCGATAAAATATTTAGCTGAGCATGAATCAACTTTTTTTTAA
- a CDS encoding reprolysin-like metallopeptidase: protein MKKTLLLGVFSVLSISFGYSQTEKAWKSFDGKEVKIAKTAERGTFPASYKLMQLELASLKNTLVTAPNRFGSDVSNVIISIPNVDGKLERFQMYEASNFDAELQAMYPEIRSYVGIGLDDKYAQLRLSLDPRGIQTMVFRVGKSNEFMEPYSQDGKVYAVYASKSDRKGKLPFTCSTDDQELISSIESKTNFTSRSSTTSLLNFRLAISCTGEYSNYFGATSAAQSGLVLAAYNATMTRVNGVYEKDFAIHMNIVAQTTNVIYYNPATDPYSDAATGATGAWNAEVQNALSSSLTGPSTSLAANNAAYDIGHLFGGSGGGGNAGCIGCVCVNDTASTSDKNKGSAFTSPGDGVPAGDTFDIDYVAHEMGHQFGGNHTFTHTTENNSVNYEPGSGSTIMAYAGITNFDVQPNSDDYFHAGSIAQVQANMATKTCQTTVAITHGAPVVNAGSDWIIPISTPFMLTGSATDAGGTSSMSYCWEQYNDAATGAELCSVTVANPAGDTDCTPSATKTLGANFRSYDPTVSPSRRFPKIESTLANSLFTQGAEIPVEFLSSVARTLNFRLTARDNVAAGGQTNFDDMIVTVSAAAGPFDVTSQNTDGIVWTPGNTETITWSVNNTTALVGSANVDILLSTDGGFTYPTVLLANTPNDGTQVITVPSVTAANCRVMVKPTGNIYYDINTKNIAIGNYTYQAQNVCSDYVINFGGLAIPENSGSFVGYGVAVPESFTLTDSNYKVELTHGDIGSVFLAVRPAHIATGVTQFFNGSCDGTANMNLNFDTSGTALNCAASTSGANTIPPVAASVGAINAYNGNSATGTWYLFFTDIAVGDGITGTIEKVTFNLCRAELVPVLSSESFGINDLVLYPNPNNGNFNIQFTSTTGNEIKVNVHDLRGRAIFNKSYTNNGLFNESLELSNVQSGIYMVTIEDGANKEVKKIIIE, encoded by the coding sequence ATGAAAAAAACTTTACTACTAGGGGTTTTTTCTGTTTTATCGATTAGTTTCGGTTATTCACAAACAGAGAAAGCTTGGAAATCATTTGATGGTAAAGAAGTTAAAATTGCAAAAACGGCTGAGAGAGGAACATTTCCAGCTTCGTATAAATTGATGCAATTAGAATTAGCTTCTTTAAAAAACACACTTGTTACTGCTCCAAATCGATTTGGATCAGATGTTTCTAATGTTATTATTTCGATTCCAAACGTTGATGGAAAATTAGAGCGTTTTCAAATGTATGAAGCTTCAAATTTTGATGCAGAACTTCAAGCAATGTATCCAGAAATTCGTTCCTATGTTGGAATTGGATTAGATGATAAATATGCGCAACTTAGATTAAGTTTGGATCCTAGAGGTATTCAAACGATGGTTTTTAGAGTAGGTAAATCTAATGAGTTTATGGAACCTTATTCTCAAGATGGAAAAGTGTATGCTGTTTATGCTTCTAAATCGGATAGAAAAGGTAAACTTCCATTTACTTGTTCTACAGATGATCAAGAATTAATTAGTTCTATAGAGTCAAAAACTAATTTTACTTCTCGTTCTAGTACAACTTCATTATTAAACTTTAGATTGGCAATTTCTTGTACAGGTGAATACTCAAATTATTTTGGTGCAACAAGTGCTGCGCAATCAGGATTAGTATTAGCTGCCTATAATGCAACAATGACAAGAGTTAATGGTGTTTATGAGAAAGATTTTGCTATTCATATGAATATTGTTGCTCAAACAACAAATGTAATTTATTACAATCCTGCAACTGATCCTTATTCTGATGCTGCTACAGGTGCAACAGGAGCTTGGAATGCAGAAGTTCAAAATGCATTAAGTTCTAGTCTTACAGGCCCTTCTACATCTTTAGCCGCTAATAATGCTGCTTATGATATTGGGCATTTATTTGGAGGCTCTGGAGGAGGAGGTAATGCTGGTTGTATTGGTTGTGTTTGTGTAAACGATACAGCAAGTACATCTGACAAAAATAAAGGTAGTGCATTTACATCTCCTGGAGATGGTGTTCCTGCTGGTGATACATTTGATATTGATTATGTAGCTCATGAAATGGGACACCAGTTTGGAGGAAATCACACATTTACACATACTACAGAAAATAATTCTGTTAATTATGAGCCAGGTTCTGGTTCTACCATAATGGCATATGCTGGGATTACAAATTTTGATGTTCAGCCAAATTCTGACGACTATTTTCATGCTGGAAGTATAGCTCAGGTTCAAGCTAACATGGCAACAAAAACATGTCAAACTACTGTAGCTATAACACATGGTGCGCCAGTTGTTAATGCTGGTTCAGATTGGATAATTCCAATAAGCACGCCATTTATGTTAACAGGTTCTGCAACAGATGCTGGCGGTACTTCGTCAATGTCTTATTGCTGGGAGCAATATAATGATGCTGCAACGGGTGCTGAATTGTGTAGCGTTACTGTAGCAAATCCTGCTGGAGATACTGATTGTACTCCATCTGCAACAAAAACGCTTGGAGCTAATTTTAGATCATATGACCCTACAGTTTCTCCTTCACGTCGTTTTCCAAAAATTGAATCTACATTAGCGAATTCATTATTTACACAAGGAGCTGAAATTCCTGTTGAGTTTTTGAGTTCAGTTGCTAGAACATTAAACTTCAGACTTACTGCAAGAGACAATGTTGCTGCTGGAGGTCAAACAAATTTTGATGATATGATAGTAACTGTTAGTGCAGCAGCGGGACCTTTTGATGTTACGTCACAAAACACTGACGGAATAGTTTGGACGCCAGGAAACACAGAAACTATAACATGGTCTGTAAACAATACAACTGCACTTGTAGGTTCTGCAAATGTAGATATCTTACTTTCTACAGATGGCGGATTTACTTATCCAACTGTTTTGTTGGCAAATACGCCAAATGATGGTACTCAAGTAATAACTGTTCCAAGTGTTACTGCAGCAAATTGTAGAGTAATGGTTAAGCCAACAGGTAATATTTATTATGATATTAATACAAAAAATATCGCAATTGGAAATTATACTTATCAAGCTCAAAATGTTTGTTCAGATTATGTAATTAATTTTGGTGGTTTAGCAATTCCTGAGAACTCAGGCTCATTCGTTGGTTATGGTGTAGCTGTTCCAGAGTCATTTACATTGACAGATTCTAATTATAAAGTTGAGCTTACTCATGGAGATATTGGTTCAGTGTTCTTAGCCGTGAGACCAGCACATATTGCAACAGGAGTTACTCAGTTTTTTAACGGTTCTTGTGATGGTACTGCAAATATGAATTTAAACTTTGATACTTCTGGAACAGCATTAAACTGTGCAGCTTCTACTAGTGGCGCTAACACTATTCCACCAGTTGCAGCTTCTGTGGGAGCAATTAATGCATACAATGGAAATTCAGCTACAGGTACTTGGTATTTGTTTTTTACAGATATTGCTGTAGGTGATGGAATAACTGGTACAATTGAAAAGGTTACTTTCAATCTTTGTAGAGCAGAATTGGTTCCAGTACTTTCTTCTGAGAGCTTTGGAATTAATGATTTAGTTTTATATCCAAATCCTAATAATGGAAACTTTAACATTCAATTTACTTCTACAACTGGTAATGAAATTAAAGTTAATGTTCATGATTTAAGAGGTAGAGCTATATTTAATAAATCGTATACAAATAATGGACTTTTTAATGAGTCTCTTGAATTAAGCAATGTTCAATCTGGAATTTATATGGTTACAATTGAAGATGGTGCTAATAAAGAAGTTAAAAAGATAATTATTGAGTAA